One genomic window of Sodaliphilus pleomorphus includes the following:
- a CDS encoding leucine-rich repeat domain-containing protein has translation MKKSLLLLISFLCCGMLVQAKTVNVATAGTLNQYITTDEKLTTTELVVTGQLNGDDMRLLREMAGVDYNDNATTGKLATLDLSQARIVAGGSSYKGSLMTKDNVVGESMFSKCSSLVTVKLPKTVTSIETDAFSDCSAMTSIVLPDSLKEMGDAVFVATGLVSITIPEGITRIGDFMFYYSESLATVNFPASLTQIGEEAFSGCPLTTINVAPGSRTFYTEDGVLYTADKTKLLLYPQGRTTATFTMPAAVRTIGSASCKEAQFAHVVMNSGLTTIEDYAFDGCAQLQSIDMPNTVTKVGPFAFNKCTAATSTTISAGLKSLPESMYAQCQKLNNVVVPDNVENIGLTAFSNCKSLTSITLPARLDTLGDLAFNGCIALTTIQLPQHVTSLGKGLFYGCKKLESVTMPTGIDSIPYRMFYGCNSLKEFEVPQGVTTIVMYAFQGSGLEKVTIPQSCTYIGDAAFMYCTKLAEIQNYNATPQELGMFTFEQVPASCVLYVPKGAAPAYRAADTWKEFTDTRERETTAVNGPVAASAVEVARYNAMGQRLQAAQPGVNIVVMSDGSVHKSLVR, from the coding sequence ATGAAAAAATCTCTACTTCTTCTCATTTCATTTTTGTGCTGTGGCATGCTTGTGCAGGCCAAGACCGTGAATGTTGCTACGGCAGGCACACTCAACCAGTACATCACCACCGACGAGAAGCTCACCACCACCGAACTTGTGGTCACGGGCCAGCTCAATGGCGACGACATGCGGCTCTTGCGCGAGATGGCCGGCGTCGACTACAACGACAATGCCACCACGGGCAAGCTCGCTACGCTCGACCTCTCGCAGGCACGCATCGTGGCTGGCGGCTCGAGCTACAAGGGCTCGCTCATGACCAAGGACAATGTGGTGGGCGAGAGCATGTTTAGCAAGTGCTCCAGCCTGGTGACGGTGAAGCTGCCCAAAACTGTGACCAGTATCGAGACCGATGCCTTCAGCGACTGCTCGGCCATGACCAGCATCGTGTTGCCCGACTCTCTAAAGGAGATGGGCGATGCCGTGTTTGTGGCTACCGGCCTGGTCTCGATCACCATTCCCGAGGGCATCACGCGCATAGGCGACTTCATGTTCTACTACAGCGAGAGCCTTGCCACGGTCAACTTCCCCGCTTCGCTCACCCAGATAGGCGAGGAGGCCTTCTCGGGCTGCCCGCTCACAACCATCAACGTGGCTCCCGGCAGCCGTACTTTCTATACCGAGGACGGCGTGCTCTACACGGCCGACAAGACCAAGCTGCTGCTTTACCCGCAGGGCCGCACCACAGCCACCTTCACGATGCCGGCCGCTGTGCGCACCATTGGCAGCGCCTCGTGCAAGGAAGCCCAGTTTGCCCATGTGGTCATGAACTCCGGGCTCACGACCATCGAGGACTATGCCTTCGACGGCTGCGCGCAGCTTCAAAGCATCGACATGCCCAACACAGTGACCAAGGTGGGGCCATTTGCCTTCAACAAGTGCACGGCTGCCACGTCGACCACTATCTCTGCCGGCCTCAAGTCGTTGCCCGAGAGCATGTATGCCCAGTGCCAGAAACTCAACAACGTGGTGGTGCCCGACAATGTTGAAAACATAGGGCTCACGGCATTCAGCAATTGCAAGAGCCTCACCAGCATCACTCTGCCTGCCCGTCTCGACACCCTGGGCGACCTGGCCTTCAACGGTTGTATAGCGCTCACCACGATTCAGTTGCCTCAGCATGTGACCAGCCTGGGCAAGGGCCTGTTCTATGGCTGCAAGAAGCTGGAAAGCGTGACCATGCCCACAGGCATCGACTCGATACCCTACCGCATGTTCTACGGCTGCAACAGCCTCAAGGAGTTTGAAGTGCCCCAGGGCGTGACCACGATTGTGATGTACGCTTTCCAAGGTTCGGGGCTTGAGAAGGTGACGATACCGCAGTCGTGCACCTACATTGGCGATGCCGCCTTCATGTATTGCACCAAGCTGGCCGAGATACAAAACTACAATGCCACACCGCAAGAGCTGGGCATGTTCACCTTCGAGCAGGTGCCCGCTTCTTGTGTACTCTATGTGCCTAAGGGGGCAGCTCCGGCCTATCGCGCTGCCGATACCTGGAAGGAGTTTACCGACACGCGCGAGCGTGAGACCACTGCGGTGAACGGCCCCGTTGCCGCCAGTGCCGTCGAGGTGGCCCGCTACAATGCCATGGGGCAGCGCCTGCAAGCTGCGCAACCCGGTGTCAACATCGTAGTCATGAGCGATGGCAGCGTGCACAAGAGCCTCGTGAGGTAA
- a CDS encoding OmpP1/FadL family transporter, whose protein sequence is MNKILFGLLLCSLPVIATAQETFDALKNSETELRGTARFQSMAGAFGALGGDLSTLSQNPGGIGVYRSSDAGITMSLDFNSSKTNLSSDNDTRFNVNNAGYVGSIRTGSEVVPYFNIGFTYQRQMDFHRHYRGTVGALNTSITNHIASYTGNYNESDLGVTNDYNPYYSTSAPWASILSYNSYLINYNNGGWQGLYGDGTTGSGEFEVDQSGHTDEYNISFGGNVNNTVFWGATVGLTDLDYKSYTYYGETLNNAYIYDHNGNTGIVDGTADYGYENYLHTEGTGYNFKLGVIVKPVNELRLGLAFHTPTYYDMKDRYASSAAFQMTPAGATDGGYYGTNYAGYGDGSMDEVRYDIHTPWHFIASIAGVMGREGILSFDYEYVGNGSIRVCDDNGHAYTDVTDRVKDYLQASHIFRVGGEYRVTPDWSLRAGYSYQTSPVKDVVKDNQANITTVSNNTAYEFDKSIQHLTLGLGYHYKGFYADMAYVHKWRTSQYNAFSPIVGIGYTEPGVNAEVKDNNNRVVLTMGFRF, encoded by the coding sequence ATGAACAAGATTTTATTTGGGCTGCTCCTTTGCAGCCTTCCAGTCATAGCTACAGCACAAGAGACATTTGACGCGCTCAAGAACTCGGAAACCGAGTTGCGCGGCACCGCTCGATTCCAGTCGATGGCAGGTGCATTTGGCGCTCTGGGCGGCGATCTCTCTACCCTGTCGCAGAACCCTGGCGGCATAGGCGTGTACCGCAGCAGCGATGCCGGCATCACGATGAGCCTCGACTTCAACTCGAGCAAGACCAACCTGTCGAGCGACAACGACACCCGCTTCAACGTGAACAACGCCGGCTATGTGGGCTCAATACGCACCGGCAGCGAGGTGGTGCCCTATTTCAACATCGGCTTCACCTATCAGCGCCAGATGGACTTCCACCGTCACTACCGCGGCACCGTGGGCGCACTCAACACCTCGATCACCAATCACATCGCCAGCTACACCGGCAACTATAACGAGAGCGACCTGGGCGTGACAAACGACTACAACCCCTACTACTCCACAAGTGCACCGTGGGCCAGCATATTGTCGTACAACTCCTATCTCATCAACTACAACAACGGCGGCTGGCAAGGTCTGTACGGCGACGGAACCACAGGCTCGGGCGAGTTTGAAGTCGACCAGTCGGGCCACACCGATGAGTACAACATCAGCTTCGGCGGCAATGTCAACAACACCGTGTTCTGGGGCGCCACCGTGGGGCTCACCGACCTCGACTACAAGAGCTACACCTACTATGGAGAGACGCTGAACAATGCCTACATCTACGACCACAACGGCAACACAGGCATTGTGGACGGCACGGCCGACTACGGCTATGAGAACTACCTGCACACCGAGGGCACCGGCTACAACTTCAAGCTGGGTGTCATCGTCAAGCCCGTCAACGAGCTGCGTCTGGGTCTGGCCTTCCACACCCCCACCTACTACGACATGAAGGACCGCTACGCCTCGAGCGCAGCCTTCCAGATGACACCTGCCGGGGCCACCGATGGCGGCTACTATGGCACCAACTATGCCGGCTATGGCGACGGCAGCATGGACGAGGTGCGCTACGACATCCACACGCCATGGCACTTCATTGCCAGCATTGCAGGCGTCATGGGCCGCGAGGGCATCTTGAGCTTCGACTACGAGTATGTGGGCAACGGCAGCATACGCGTGTGTGACGACAACGGCCATGCCTATACCGACGTGACCGACCGCGTGAAAGACTACTTGCAAGCAAGCCACATCTTCAGAGTGGGCGGCGAGTACCGCGTGACCCCCGACTGGAGTCTGCGTGCCGGCTACAGCTACCAGACCAGCCCGGTGAAAGACGTGGTGAAAGACAACCAGGCCAACATCACCACGGTGAGCAACAACACCGCCTATGAGTTTGACAAGAGCATCCAGCACCTCACGCTGGGTCTTGGCTATCACTACAAGGGCTTCTACGCCGACATGGCCTATGTGCACAAGTGGCGCACCAGCCAGTACAACGCCTTCTCGCCCATCGTGGGCATCGGCTATACCGAGCCAGGCGTGAATGCCGAGGTCAAGGACAACAACAACCGCGTCGTGCTCACAATGGGCTTCCGCTTCTAA
- a CDS encoding DMT family transporter, which translates to MKTKQRTRGFVGAIVSACTFALLPLFSVPVMNAGMETPSVLICRFIFGSIFILAGMIYMRVDLKISLSDLWRLVILAVLNDVTALTQFYSFKFIDSGAAITIFSVYPVFTCLIMVLFFHEKLTLRTAVAIVLAVVGVGAVSGINLGGGSDAALLNGITLALGAGLSYSLYMVLVPILRVGSMNSLKLTFYVFVLGLGFLLIFTPFTPAGIQPVGSWKVGATLLLLGLVPTAISNFTLIVGLRNIGSTLTSILGDLEPPVAMTVGVLVLGESVTAVQVAGLVLIVLAVSIIILKKNGDTAPAPAD; encoded by the coding sequence ATGAAAACCAAACAACGCACAAGGGGCTTTGTGGGTGCCATCGTGTCGGCATGTACTTTCGCCTTGTTACCTTTATTCTCGGTGCCGGTCATGAATGCCGGCATGGAGACACCGTCGGTGCTCATCTGCCGATTCATTTTTGGGTCGATTTTTATACTGGCAGGCATGATTTACATGCGTGTCGATCTCAAGATTTCGCTCAGCGACTTGTGGCGCCTCGTGATACTTGCAGTGCTCAACGACGTCACGGCGCTCACTCAGTTCTATAGTTTCAAGTTTATCGACTCGGGCGCGGCTATCACGATTTTCTCGGTCTATCCTGTGTTCACCTGCCTCATCATGGTGCTCTTCTTCCACGAGAAGCTCACGCTGCGCACGGCTGTCGCCATCGTGCTGGCCGTTGTGGGCGTTGGGGCGGTATCGGGCATCAACCTGGGCGGAGGCTCCGATGCCGCTCTGCTCAATGGCATCACGCTGGCCTTGGGCGCCGGCCTGTCCTATTCGCTCTACATGGTGCTCGTGCCCATTTTGCGAGTGGGCAGCATGAACAGCTTGAAGCTCACTTTCTATGTCTTTGTGCTGGGCTTGGGCTTCCTGCTCATCTTCACGCCATTCACGCCTGCGGGCATTCAGCCGGTGGGCAGTTGGAAGGTGGGGGCTACATTGCTCCTGCTTGGCCTGGTGCCCACGGCAATCTCCAATTTCACCCTCATCGTTGGCCTGAGAAACATAGGCAGCACCCTCACCTCGATTCTGGGCGACCTCGAGCCTCCTGTGGCCATGACGGTGGGTGTGCTTGTCCTGGGCGAGTCGGTCACAGCCGTGCAGGTTGCCGGTCTTGTGCTCATCGTGCTTGCTGTTTCGATTATCATCTTGAAGAAAAACGGCGACACTGCACCCGCGCCTGCCGATTAG
- a CDS encoding S1 RNA-binding domain-containing protein, producing the protein MIKIGQYNELTIKRTVDFGVYLTDDEGNEVLLPKRYLAGDERPGDWGRVFVYNDSENRPVATTERPVAVVGEFALMRVLDVNKVGAFLDWGLDNKDLLCPFGEQRVKMQKGRSYIVHVHIDKATGRIVASAKLDKFLDKDRPRYYHRQKVDLLVTQRTELGYRVIVDNRYWGMIYSNEIYDDVNIGERREGFVKQVRDDDKIDVTLEKIEKLRVDDLAAVILDHLKHHGGEMPLSDKSDPKDIMRAFNCSKKDFKKALGQLYKLKKVTLGPVTKLV; encoded by the coding sequence ATGATAAAAATTGGGCAATACAATGAGCTCACCATCAAGCGCACGGTTGACTTTGGCGTGTACTTGACCGACGACGAGGGCAACGAGGTGCTGCTGCCCAAACGCTACCTTGCGGGCGACGAGCGCCCGGGCGACTGGGGCCGCGTCTTTGTATACAACGACTCTGAAAACCGCCCTGTGGCCACTACCGAGCGCCCCGTGGCCGTGGTGGGGGAGTTTGCCCTCATGCGCGTGCTCGACGTTAACAAGGTGGGTGCTTTCCTCGACTGGGGACTTGACAACAAGGACCTGCTGTGCCCCTTCGGAGAGCAGCGCGTGAAGATGCAGAAGGGCCGCAGCTACATTGTGCATGTGCACATCGACAAGGCTACGGGCCGCATTGTGGCTTCGGCCAAGCTTGACAAGTTTCTCGACAAGGACCGCCCGCGCTACTATCACCGCCAGAAGGTGGACCTGCTCGTCACGCAACGCACCGAACTGGGCTACCGGGTGATTGTTGACAATCGCTACTGGGGCATGATCTACAGCAACGAGATATATGACGATGTCAACATCGGGGAGCGCCGCGAGGGCTTTGTGAAGCAGGTGCGCGACGACGACAAAATCGACGTTACGCTCGAGAAAATCGAGAAGCTCAGGGTCGACGACCTGGCTGCCGTCATTCTCGACCACCTCAAGCATCACGGGGGCGAGATGCCCTTGAGCGACAAGAGCGACCCTAAGGACATCATGCGTGCGTTCAATTGCAGCAAGAAGGACTTCAAGAAGGCTTTGGGACAGCTCTACAAGCTCAAGAAGGTGACCCTGGGCCCTGTCACGAAGCTGGTGTAA
- a CDS encoding DMT family transporter has translation MESRVQCKSRTKGFVNAMISSCSFGLIPLFSVPVMEAGMHTPSLLIYRFLFGAVFILMGMAYMKISLKITFGHFWRILILALSNDVTALTMVYGYNFMPSGAACTIQFSYPIFTCVLMMIFFHEKLTARTAIAIVLAVLGVAALSGVDMAGCDSRLWIGVGLELLAGLSYAVYLVLVPVLNVSKMDSLKLTFYVFLLGGVLLVLFTLFTPTGIQPIGTWKIGFTLLLLGLVPTAVSNFTLIVGLKNIGSTLTSILGALEPLTAMAVGVLVFAEPFDVITLLGLICIVVAVLVLVVKNVKWMPPYKKQAR, from the coding sequence ATGGAAAGTCGAGTTCAGTGCAAGAGTCGCACCAAGGGTTTTGTCAATGCCATGATTTCGTCGTGTTCTTTCGGCCTTATCCCGCTCTTCTCGGTACCGGTCATGGAAGCTGGCATGCACACGCCCTCATTGCTCATCTACCGTTTCCTTTTTGGCGCGGTTTTCATTCTCATGGGCATGGCTTACATGAAAATTAGTCTGAAAATCACGTTCGGGCATTTCTGGCGCATCTTGATACTGGCTCTTTCCAACGATGTGACGGCGCTTACCATGGTTTATGGCTACAACTTCATGCCCAGTGGCGCGGCCTGCACCATTCAGTTTTCCTATCCCATTTTCACCTGTGTGCTCATGATGATTTTCTTCCACGAGAAGCTCACCGCGCGCACGGCCATAGCCATTGTGCTGGCCGTGCTCGGGGTTGCGGCCCTGTCGGGAGTCGACATGGCAGGGTGCGACAGCCGGCTGTGGATAGGCGTGGGGCTCGAGTTGCTTGCCGGCCTTTCCTATGCCGTCTACCTGGTGCTCGTGCCGGTTCTCAATGTGAGCAAGATGGACTCCTTGAAGCTCACCTTCTATGTCTTCTTGCTGGGCGGTGTGTTGCTGGTGCTCTTCACGCTGTTCACTCCCACTGGCATCCAGCCCATTGGCACCTGGAAGATAGGGTTTACGTTGTTACTGCTTGGTCTTGTGCCCACGGCTGTTTCCAATTTCACCCTCATTGTGGGGCTCAAGAACATAGGCAGCACCCTCACCTCGATTCTGGGTGCGCTTGAACCCCTCACGGCCATGGCTGTGGGTGTGCTCGTGTTTGCCGAGCCATTTGATGTGATCACCTTGCTGGGACTCATCTGCATTGTCGTGGCCGTGCTGGTGCTGGTTGTGAAAAACGTGAAGTGGATGCCTCCCTACAAGAAGCAAGCGAGATAA
- a CDS encoding nitrilase-related carbon-nitrogen hydrolase, whose amino-acid sequence MFSRNLRVALIEDNIAWADKAANVEQLKRNLRNVPEGTDLVVLPELFTTGFIVGDRDTTAHLAERNIDDTIATLHQLARHYNLALCGSFLAHTAGQLYNRAFFIEANGEETFYDKRHLFAFAGEDSVYKQGYTLAPIVRYRGFNIKLIVCYDLRFPVFCRNVGNAYDLLVVVANWPKARENAWKQLLAARAIENEAYVLGVNRCGQDPQGIVYSEGSSQIIDFKGKLITERATSPIIAADLSLPALARFREKFPAWHDADSFTINL is encoded by the coding sequence ATGTTTTCACGCAACCTGCGAGTAGCACTCATCGAGGACAATATTGCCTGGGCCGACAAAGCGGCCAACGTCGAGCAACTCAAGCGCAACCTGCGCAACGTGCCCGAAGGCACCGACCTGGTAGTGCTGCCCGAGCTCTTCACCACCGGCTTTATTGTGGGCGACCGCGACACCACCGCCCACCTGGCCGAGCGCAACATCGACGACACCATCGCCACGCTGCACCAGCTGGCCCGGCACTACAACCTGGCCTTGTGCGGCAGCTTCCTGGCCCACACCGCCGGCCAGCTCTACAACCGTGCCTTCTTTATCGAGGCCAACGGCGAGGAGACCTTCTACGACAAGCGGCATCTCTTTGCTTTTGCCGGCGAAGACAGCGTGTACAAGCAAGGCTACACGCTCGCCCCCATAGTGCGCTACCGCGGCTTCAACATCAAGCTCATCGTGTGCTACGACCTGCGCTTCCCCGTCTTCTGCCGCAACGTGGGCAATGCCTACGACCTGCTCGTGGTTGTGGCCAACTGGCCCAAAGCCCGCGAAAACGCTTGGAAACAGTTGCTTGCCGCGCGTGCCATCGAGAACGAGGCCTATGTGCTGGGCGTGAACCGCTGCGGCCAGGACCCGCAAGGCATCGTCTACAGCGAGGGCTCGAGCCAGATTATCGACTTCAAGGGCAAGCTCATCACCGAGCGCGCCACCAGCCCCATCATAGCAGCCGACCTCTCGCTGCCCGCCCTGGCCCGCTTCCGCGAGAAATTTCCAGCCTGGCACGATGCCGACAGCTTCACCATCAACCTGTGA
- a CDS encoding YqaA family protein produces the protein MDAFVHFFVQWGYFGLFLGSFIAGSVIPLSSEAILVVCVGPLGLSPWWCLVAALLGNVAGGMTCYWMGHLGNIEWIERWAHVKKEKLEQAERWVERRGAWMAFFAFLPIIGSAITVALGFLRANAWGVTFFMAIGKMLRYAAVIWGTQAVAALL, from the coding sequence ATGGATGCGTTTGTACATTTTTTCGTCCAGTGGGGCTACTTCGGCCTCTTCTTGGGGTCGTTTATCGCTGGCAGCGTGATACCGCTCAGCAGCGAGGCTATCCTGGTGGTGTGTGTGGGCCCGCTGGGGCTCAGCCCGTGGTGGTGTCTTGTGGCAGCCTTGCTGGGCAATGTGGCGGGCGGCATGACGTGCTACTGGATGGGGCACTTGGGCAATATCGAGTGGATTGAGCGCTGGGCCCACGTGAAAAAAGAGAAACTGGAGCAGGCCGAGCGCTGGGTGGAGCGCCGCGGCGCCTGGATGGCTTTTTTTGCCTTCCTGCCCATCATAGGCAGTGCCATCACCGTGGCCTTGGGCTTCTTGAGGGCCAATGCCTGGGGCGTCACTTTTTTTATGGCCATCGGCAAGATGCTGCGCTATGCTGCGGTGATATGGGGCACCCAGGCGGTGGCCGCCCTGTTGTGA
- a CDS encoding T9SS type A sorting domain-containing protein translates to MYFSKLLFFVAVASAATASGAQIVSQEVVATQRAQVMQLDAQAAQPAGVLEQAPAGYKLPQAMLAATQQVAYRRPAGSFYAGMSTKTNLKTCPYIIASPFRVNTWENVSQNIPESYAWKWNEIVMNYKGTDDTLTVEGRNLDQYYLLQYDRVPTLMAVDDTDTLAYTLHSSYGSKTYYSDVVAAPNPNSILGLFGSYGSWLSSSKYFGYYDRLGKYQQAITHYSVAGDASTSSWFGKNAKGNTNACATAFEKPANPYILTKVNAIFCNAKFTKPVTLHAAVYRLKDIPDTAHAVPTPVELIAKGEAELNEDAILYESGRWGALEFPLKAVYKGQQYDVTPEINFPILVVVGGYDNENISQFTLVVSRDETDDGYGELGYLCNIDTLGNLIDARGFLGNWKSLVLHSAPSIFIQTMHTYLKVYNDEKNALNTADDLTYQAPAQGGEKDVELYSYMQSSGLWTVTDADTGGSLPQWLKVQLTDSTSGNNYTGHTGMHVTVDALPAGITARQARIRLWYPGSELVYTVTQDGGTGVHAIDMQGSRARVVGGDFAIEAAQATSVDIFNLAGQLVKSASLPQGTSVIDGQNLGRGVYLVRFASGTTVKVMK, encoded by the coding sequence ATGTATTTTTCTAAACTCTTATTTTTTGTCGCGGTGGCCAGTGCCGCCACTGCATCGGGTGCTCAAATCGTTTCGCAAGAAGTCGTTGCAACTCAACGGGCTCAGGTGATGCAACTCGATGCCCAGGCTGCTCAGCCTGCCGGTGTGCTTGAACAGGCACCAGCAGGCTACAAGCTGCCACAAGCCATGCTTGCCGCTACCCAGCAGGTGGCCTACCGTCGCCCGGCCGGCTCTTTCTATGCCGGCATGTCGACCAAAACCAACCTTAAGACTTGTCCCTACATCATTGCCTCGCCTTTCCGCGTCAACACATGGGAAAACGTGTCGCAGAACATCCCCGAGTCCTATGCCTGGAAGTGGAACGAAATCGTGATGAACTACAAGGGTACCGACGACACGCTCACCGTCGAAGGCCGCAACCTGGACCAGTACTACCTGTTGCAATACGACCGCGTGCCCACACTCATGGCCGTGGATGACACCGACACGCTTGCCTACACCTTGCACTCTTCCTATGGCAGCAAGACCTACTACAGCGATGTCGTGGCGGCGCCCAATCCCAACAGCATTCTCGGCCTCTTTGGCTCCTACGGCAGCTGGCTGAGCTCGAGCAAGTACTTTGGCTACTACGACCGCCTGGGCAAGTACCAGCAGGCCATCACCCACTACAGTGTGGCTGGCGATGCCTCTACCTCGTCGTGGTTTGGCAAGAACGCCAAGGGCAATACCAACGCCTGCGCCACGGCCTTTGAAAAACCGGCCAACCCCTATATTCTCACCAAGGTGAATGCCATCTTCTGCAACGCCAAGTTCACCAAGCCGGTGACCCTGCACGCCGCTGTGTATCGCCTCAAGGATATCCCCGACACGGCTCACGCTGTGCCCACACCGGTCGAACTCATTGCCAAGGGCGAGGCCGAGCTCAACGAGGATGCCATCCTCTATGAGAGCGGACGCTGGGGCGCACTTGAGTTCCCGCTCAAGGCGGTCTACAAGGGTCAGCAATACGACGTGACACCCGAGATCAACTTCCCCATCCTTGTGGTTGTGGGCGGCTACGACAATGAAAATATCAGCCAGTTTACGCTCGTGGTTTCTCGCGACGAGACCGACGACGGCTATGGCGAGCTGGGCTACCTGTGCAATATCGACACCCTGGGCAACCTGATCGATGCCCGTGGCTTCCTGGGCAACTGGAAGTCGCTCGTACTGCACTCGGCACCGTCAATTTTCATCCAAACCATGCACACCTATCTCAAGGTGTACAACGATGAGAAAAACGCGCTCAATACTGCCGACGATCTCACCTATCAGGCTCCTGCACAGGGTGGTGAAAAAGATGTGGAGCTCTACTCCTACATGCAGTCGAGCGGCTTGTGGACGGTGACCGATGCCGATACGGGCGGCAGTCTGCCCCAGTGGCTCAAGGTGCAGCTCACCGATTCTACAAGTGGCAATAACTATACTGGTCACACGGGCATGCATGTGACGGTCGATGCTCTCCCTGCCGGCATCACTGCACGCCAAGCCCGCATCAGGCTGTGGTATCCTGGCAGCGAGCTGGTCTACACCGTGACGCAGGATGGAGGAACCGGCGTGCATGCCATCGACATGCAAGGCTCACGGGCCCGTGTCGTGGGCGGCGACTTTGCCATCGAGGCTGCCCAGGCTACGAGCGTCGACATCTTCAACCTGGCTGGCCAGCTTGTAAAGAGTGCCAGCCTGCCCCAGGGCACCAGCGTGATCGACGGCCAGAACCTGGGCCGTGGCGTCTACCTCGTGCGCTTTGCCAGCGGCACTACGGTGAAGGTGATGAAGTAA